The region TGACACAGGTGATCGACTACAGTGTTGCTCTTGGCGGCAACTTGCCCTCTGCCCTTGGCGGCCCTGCAGAAACGCTGCGGGCAGCAGTATCAATCTTGCACTCTTATCAGGATATTACAATCACCGCCTTGAGCCGGTTTCACCGGACTTCCGCCTTTCCGCCGGGCTCGGGACCGGACTTCGTGAATGCCACCCTGACGCTGCAATCTATGCTTGTGCCGGAGGCGATGTTGGCGCGATTGCACGAGGTCGAGGCGGAACTTGGCCGACGGCGCGAAGATGGCGGGCGCTGGCAGGCGAGGCCGGTCGATCTGGACCTGATCGCTGCAGGAGATCGGGTGTTGCCCGACGAAAGCGTGCAGCAGGCCTGGCGCGCGCTTGCGCCGGGGGACCAGGCACGCCGCGCGCCCGAAGCGCTGATCCTGCCCCATCCCCGGATGCAGGACCGCGATTTCGTGCTGGCCCCGCTGGCCGAGATCGCCCCGGGCTGGCGCCACCCGCTGATCGGGCGGACGGTGGCGGAAATGCTGGGCGATCTGCGCAACAAAACTTGACATTCCGCCGATCCGCCATCACTTATCCGGTTTCGCACTGGATATCCGATTCGCAAGCCAAAGGGGTAAGATATGGCCCGCGTGACCGTCGAAGACTGCGTCGACAAGGTTCCCAACCGTTTTGACCTGGTGATGCTGGCGTCCCATCGTGCGCGCGAGATCGCTGCCGGCAGCGCCCCCACCATCGACCGCGACAATGACAAGAACCCGGTCGTCGCGCTGCGCGAGATCGCGGACGAGACCCAGCCCGTCGATGATCTGCGCGAGCGGATGATCGAGTCGACCCAGACCCAGATCGAGGTTGACGAGCCCGAGGAAGACGCCATGGCGCTGCTTCTGGGTGCCGAGATCGACCGGCCGAAGCCCGTTGACGATGAAAGCGAAGAGCGCATGCTGCGCATGATGCTGGAAGCCAACGAGCGCGGCTGACAGGAACGAGCGGGGTCTTCGGCATCAGATGATCGACGTCGAAGACCTTATCGCGCTTGTCCGCAACTATAACCCCCGCAGCAATTCGACGCTGATCCGCGACGCCTATGAATACGGCATGCGGATGCACGAGGGGCAGTTCCGCCATTCCGGCGAACCCTATTTCACCCATCCCGTCGCCGTCGCCGCCATCCTGACCGAGATGCGGCTGGACGATGCGACCATCGTGACCGCACTGCTGCATGACACGATCGAGGATACCCGCGCCTCCTATAGCGAGGTCAGCCAGCTGTTCGGCAAGGAAGTCGCCGACCTGGTCGATGGTGTCACCAAGTTGACCAACCTGCAGCTGTCGGGTGCGCAGTCGAAGCAGGCCGAGAACTTCCGCAAGCTGTTCATGGCCATGTCGCGCGATCTTCGGGTGATCTTGGTTAAGCTGGCCGACCGTCTGCACAACATGCGCACGATCAAGTCGATGCGCCCCGACAAGCAGGTGCAGAAGGCGCGCGAGACCATGGACATCTTCGCGCCGCTCGCCGGGCGCATGGGGATGCAATGGATGCGCGAGGAGCTGGAGGATCTGGCCTTCAAGGTCATCAATCCCGAGGCCCGCAACTCGATCATCCGCCGCTTCGTCAGCCTGCAGAAGGAATCGGGCGACGTGATCAGCCGGATCACCGCCGATATCCGCAGCGTGCTGGAGAAGGAGGGGATCGAGGCCGATGTCTTTGGCCGGGCCAAGCGTCCGTTCAGCGTCTGGCGCAAGATGCAGGAAAAGCAGCTCGCCTTCTCGCGGCTGTCGGACATCTATGGATTCCGCATCATCACCCGCAGCGAGATGGATTGCTATCGCGCGCTGGGGGTGATCCACCATCGCTGGCGGGCGGTGCCGGGGCGGTTCAAGGATTACATCAGCCAGCCGAAATCGAACGGCTATCGCTCGATCCACACCACGGTTTCGGGGCGCGACGGCAAGCGGGTCGAG is a window of Paracoccus zhejiangensis DNA encoding:
- the rpoZ gene encoding DNA-directed RNA polymerase subunit omega, with product MARVTVEDCVDKVPNRFDLVMLASHRAREIAAGSAPTIDRDNDKNPVVALREIADETQPVDDLRERMIESTQTQIEVDEPEEDAMALLLGAEIDRPKPVDDESEERMLRMMLEANERG
- the folK gene encoding 2-amino-4-hydroxy-6-hydroxymethyldihydropteridine diphosphokinase, which translates into the protein MTQVIDYSVALGGNLPSALGGPAETLRAAVSILHSYQDITITALSRFHRTSAFPPGSGPDFVNATLTLQSMLVPEAMLARLHEVEAELGRRREDGGRWQARPVDLDLIAAGDRVLPDESVQQAWRALAPGDQARRAPEALILPHPRMQDRDFVLAPLAEIAPGWRHPLIGRTVAEMLGDLRNKT